From Musa acuminata AAA Group cultivar baxijiao chromosome BXJ3-8, Cavendish_Baxijiao_AAA, whole genome shotgun sequence, one genomic window encodes:
- the LOC135644513 gene encoding agglutinin alpha chain-like, giving the protein MGAADRITEIKIGAVEAIDAIEITFIRNDQTETKHFGSIDFKPYVISLQEDEYLVGVEGSVDTMWGLTLVRNLTLRTNKDSYGPFGSSGGIPFSVPLVSGKIIGFFGGAGEMIEAIGVYLAPN; this is encoded by the exons ATGGGGGCTGCCGACCGCATCACCGAAATCAAGATTGGCGCCGTAGAGGCCATCGACGCCATCGAGATCACCTTCATCCGTAATGATCAGACGGAGACCAAGCACTTCGGCAGCATCGATTTCAAACCCTACGTG ATTTCTCTGCAAGAGGACGAGTATCTTGTGGGCGTCGAGGGGTCTGTGGATACGATGTGGGGATTAACTCTGGTGAGGAACCTGACGCTGAGGACCAACAAGGACAGCTATGGACCTTTCGGCTCCAGTGGCGGAATACCTTTCTCCGTTCCGCTAGTCTCGGGTAAGATCATTGGCTTCTTTGGAGGTGCGGGCGAAATGATTGAGGCCATCGGAGTTTACCTGGCACCGAACTAG